In a single window of the Frondihabitans peucedani genome:
- a CDS encoding pectinesterase family protein: MPSSPAHENDASPASDPTAPVRSGRRRAARPSGLTRRRGLVVGSAVGIAALAGVAIPLQSALGAPDTTAPSAPSSLAASYFGGVGTILTWGRVSASDLATYRVYRSSSTTVTTASTLVSTTTSLKITDPAASGGSSFSYAVAAVDKTGNVSKLSSVKTIVAKDTTKPASPSSVKATVSASGVSLDWADNDEPDLKGYSVSRSTSSSGTYTLLTGTLLQTSQFTDTQAPSGAKSYYRITATDLTGNASSAASTSATRPAGAPVAPAAPSGFTAKLGSNGVPTLSWSASSGATAYVLSRGASTTGPFTRINASSATATTFTDAAAPAGATVFYTLTAQNTVGVSAAVTASIAVPGDTTPPKTPSSPKVVVLATGGVTVSWKANTEADLAGYLVTKRNGDEVYVPYLPTGAQKALVATTFTDATVVEGDTDYYRIRAVDTSGNASSYLAVTANNPNVAPGAPASLKVTQDAAAGLDLAWTAPKDLDLAGYSVSRSTTSSGTYVLLKTISTADAGASPRFVDTSAPKGVTVYYRVTAQDATGNVSKASSTVSGTSLTTPVPLPLVQTVLTVGPQGTFSTITAALASIPSSSLANYRIDIAPGTYDESFEIDQPNVTLHGTGAAPGDVVISSARASGSSDPDEPEATLGTAGSAVVYVTGSNVTLDHLTVANTFDEAANPQITSAQAVALRVEGDRFTADTVRLLGNQDTLLADTPKPTTRIRQYYVDSYLEGDVDYLFGAGTAVFQRDTFKSLDRGKSNNGYLTAASTDKGSKYGFLITDSKVVSNAAAGTINLGRPWHPSADPDALASVVIMNTWLPKAVDTAAPWDDMASTNSAGVKVNFTWQSARFAEFGNSGPGATVNANRPQLSAKDAANATPEKYLAGKDGWDPVTAASTAVPTTPTSLVAAPDSRVVHLTWSDDTSAAVTSWNVFRADETGAFSKIASVDTPTFSDTSVDNGATYRYYVAAVSRTGVSSLPSAEVTAVVAAAPLVTDITVDPKGTSDGSTRFTSLGDALAAAPAGTATDPTVISLAAGRYAEYDTISKPYTIVVGATGHASDVVITGNRAAGTPTGTTTAGVADTYGTSGSATLVITGNNVQLRSLTVENAYVEGTYPNGQAVALRTTGDRLTYENVRLLGNQDTWYANSPSTTQPARSYFHGGYVEGDVDFVFGRGTVVIDDSTLKALDHGTSPNGAVTAASTDLSQRFGFLITGSRIIGSAPDGSQNLGRPWQPGKAQADGTSVADTNAVAQVVVRDTWLGPVVSSTQTWTNMVNSGITTTWQSARFAEYDNSGPGAGVSATRPQLTDAQAPGYTQATYLAGTDGWNPVADPAADAAPSTVTGLVATPAEKQVGLSWDDSVEADVTGYRVYRAAGSDTVSADTAHLVAEVAKPTFLDKGLVNGTEYHYLVVAVTRTGLPSDPAAAQATPAVTPLVADLTVAADGSGDYTTLQQALTAIPAGTSTKPKVILVKPGTYKGVATSAKANVIIAGTTGDARDVVLTFDNANGTASSAATCPTVTAATCGTAGSATVTLTGAGVQVRDLTIRNSFDSASHPEIGNFNTQAVALRATGDRQVFSNVRLLGVQDTLNADANGNISADGSGYPRQYYVNSFIEGNVDFVFGRATAVFDRTTFHATAHNGGTIFAPSTASKAHGYLVVDSRIASDNDGSFALGRPWRSWSDGVYADISRGETTIKNTWMSAGISTSQPWVDFAPNVWTDGRVAEYGTTGPGATITPNRPQLTAAAAAQATPAAYLAGTDGWSPLVDAATADTAPTAPVGLAAGAGSSQAVLTWQENTEADVVGYRVYRQGTVIATTSTAGYTATGLTNGQAYDFQVTAIDAAGHESAASAAVTVTPSLRIDATVQAGGTYPTLQSAVDAATGSSPWVIKVAPGTYTGTTTIARSNVTILGGGTSSSDVTLTNPTATATLSITGSNVTVSNLAVENTSGVSNGPAVSMTGDKILFTGTSLTATDRTVWADVPTAGATSRQMIESSTIRGATNIVLGRATLVIHSTTITPTRTSGTVFIPSTTATGGNGFLVIGSSITPAAGVSDVRLGGPYAQGTTTSTNAPQTVIRDSTLAAGIKSAPWQDFNGYAWVNARFAEYGNTGAGSTVTASRPQLSPADSVSVTVANWLGAATWYPAVADPATPADVTAPAPVSGLTSSTGDRSATLTWTAPADADLAGYSVYRATGSSVTPSQATLVGSVGLVSTFTDTGLANGTAYTYAVVAQDASGNRATPVTVGAAPADTAPPAVPKGLAGAAADTKAILSWTADTDSDLAGYAVYRDGVRISSGLLTATTLTDTGLANGTDYSYRVTAVDTAGNESAQSAPVVVTPAPGDNVAPAVPSKVTTTLGRGSVTVGWAADTDSDLAGYDVYRTTSSLGASSLVGSVGAGATSYTDPSVLIGTTYSYSVVAKDGSGNASAASATAQATPIKVDYVVAADGSGDATTLQAVLGQVDANGALVAASPGLLANNADYASQGYRTILVEPGTYTGPVVSGNRYGVNIVGATGNPSDVVITAPGGTVAAMTVSGNQWTFRALTLKSVAATAGAQATAIQIKSGDRQILDNVRLLGDKQTILASTANSTTFSRIYITGSYIEGGADLLLGRAVTVVDRSTIHVLDRPGASLTDSSVASASPFGFLVTDSRIVTDGAANTISLGRPYSTQGQAQVVVRNTDLGAGIIQNKTWNDWDAVTTWTAGRFSEYQNTGPGAAIVMPSLRPQLSDAQARGFTAQTYLAGTDSWNPTGR; this comes from the coding sequence ATGCCGTCTTCCCCCGCCCACGAGAACGACGCGTCGCCCGCAAGCGATCCGACCGCACCGGTCCGCAGCGGTCGCCGACGGGCAGCACGCCCGTCCGGTCTCACCAGGCGGCGCGGTCTCGTCGTCGGCTCGGCGGTCGGCATCGCCGCTCTCGCCGGTGTCGCGATCCCGCTGCAGTCCGCGCTCGGTGCGCCGGACACGACGGCACCGTCGGCCCCGAGCAGCCTGGCGGCCTCCTACTTCGGCGGCGTCGGCACGATCCTGACCTGGGGCAGGGTGTCGGCCTCCGACCTCGCCACCTACCGCGTCTACCGCTCGTCGTCGACGACCGTCACGACGGCGTCGACCCTCGTCTCGACCACCACGAGCCTCAAGATCACCGACCCCGCGGCCAGCGGCGGCTCGTCCTTCTCGTACGCGGTCGCCGCCGTCGACAAGACCGGCAACGTCTCGAAGCTCTCGAGCGTCAAGACGATCGTCGCGAAGGACACCACGAAGCCCGCGTCGCCGTCGAGCGTCAAGGCGACCGTCTCGGCATCCGGTGTCTCGCTCGACTGGGCCGACAACGACGAGCCCGATCTCAAGGGCTACTCCGTCTCGCGCAGCACCTCGTCGAGCGGCACCTACACGCTCCTCACCGGCACCCTGCTCCAGACGTCGCAGTTCACCGACACGCAGGCTCCGTCGGGCGCGAAGTCGTACTACCGGATCACCGCGACCGACCTCACCGGCAACGCCTCCTCGGCGGCGAGCACCAGCGCCACCCGTCCTGCCGGCGCCCCCGTCGCCCCTGCCGCGCCCTCGGGCTTCACGGCGAAGCTCGGCTCGAACGGCGTGCCGACCCTCTCGTGGAGCGCGTCGAGCGGCGCCACCGCGTACGTCCTCTCGCGCGGTGCGTCCACCACCGGACCCTTCACCCGCATCAACGCCTCCTCGGCCACCGCCACGACCTTCACCGACGCCGCAGCCCCCGCCGGCGCGACGGTCTTCTACACGCTCACCGCGCAGAACACGGTCGGCGTCAGCGCCGCCGTGACCGCGAGCATCGCCGTCCCCGGCGACACCACCCCGCCGAAGACCCCGTCGAGCCCCAAGGTCGTCGTCCTCGCCACCGGCGGCGTCACCGTCTCGTGGAAGGCCAACACCGAGGCCGACCTCGCCGGCTACCTGGTGACCAAGCGGAACGGCGACGAGGTCTACGTCCCCTACCTGCCGACGGGCGCGCAGAAGGCCCTGGTCGCGACCACCTTCACCGACGCCACCGTCGTCGAGGGCGACACCGACTACTACCGCATCCGCGCCGTCGACACCTCCGGGAACGCGTCCAGCTACCTCGCGGTCACGGCGAACAACCCGAACGTCGCCCCCGGCGCACCCGCCTCGCTCAAGGTGACGCAGGATGCCGCGGCCGGCCTCGACCTCGCCTGGACGGCCCCGAAGGACCTCGACCTCGCCGGGTACTCGGTGTCGCGGAGCACGACCTCGTCGGGCACCTACGTGCTCCTCAAGACGATCTCGACGGCCGACGCGGGCGCCTCGCCGCGCTTCGTCGACACCAGCGCCCCGAAAGGCGTCACGGTCTACTACCGCGTGACCGCGCAGGATGCCACGGGCAACGTCTCGAAGGCCAGCAGCACCGTCTCGGGCACCTCGCTCACGACCCCCGTCCCGCTCCCGCTCGTGCAGACGGTCCTGACCGTCGGCCCGCAGGGCACCTTCTCGACCATCACCGCCGCCCTGGCGTCGATCCCCTCCTCGTCGCTCGCCAACTACCGCATCGACATCGCCCCCGGCACCTACGACGAGTCGTTCGAGATCGACCAGCCGAACGTGACCCTGCACGGCACGGGCGCAGCTCCCGGCGACGTCGTCATCAGCTCGGCACGCGCCTCCGGCAGCTCCGACCCCGACGAGCCCGAGGCCACCCTCGGCACCGCAGGCAGCGCCGTCGTCTACGTCACCGGCTCGAACGTCACGCTCGACCACCTGACCGTCGCCAACACCTTCGACGAGGCGGCGAACCCGCAGATCACCAGTGCCCAGGCCGTCGCGCTCCGCGTCGAGGGCGACCGCTTCACGGCCGACACGGTCCGCCTCCTCGGCAACCAGGACACCCTGCTCGCCGACACCCCGAAGCCCACCACCCGCATCCGCCAGTACTACGTCGACAGCTACCTCGAGGGCGACGTCGACTACCTGTTCGGCGCCGGCACCGCGGTGTTCCAGCGCGACACCTTCAAGTCGCTCGACCGCGGCAAGAGCAACAACGGCTACCTCACCGCCGCCAGCACCGACAAGGGCAGCAAGTACGGCTTCCTGATCACCGACAGCAAGGTCGTGAGCAACGCCGCGGCCGGCACGATCAACCTCGGTCGCCCGTGGCACCCGAGCGCCGACCCCGACGCCCTGGCCTCCGTCGTCATCATGAACACCTGGCTGCCGAAGGCCGTCGACACGGCCGCGCCCTGGGACGACATGGCCTCGACCAACAGCGCCGGCGTCAAGGTGAACTTCACCTGGCAGAGCGCCCGCTTCGCCGAGTTCGGCAACAGCGGCCCCGGAGCCACCGTCAACGCCAACCGTCCGCAGCTCTCCGCGAAGGACGCAGCGAACGCGACGCCTGAGAAGTACCTCGCCGGCAAGGACGGCTGGGACCCGGTGACCGCGGCCTCGACCGCCGTCCCGACGACCCCGACGAGCCTCGTCGCGGCCCCGGACTCCCGCGTCGTGCACCTCACCTGGAGCGACGACACCTCGGCCGCCGTGACCTCGTGGAACGTCTTCCGAGCCGACGAGACCGGAGCGTTCTCGAAGATCGCCTCCGTCGACACCCCGACCTTCAGCGACACCTCCGTCGACAACGGCGCCACCTACCGCTACTACGTCGCCGCGGTCTCGCGCACCGGCGTCTCGTCGCTGCCCTCCGCCGAGGTCACCGCCGTCGTCGCCGCCGCGCCCCTCGTCACCGACATCACCGTCGACCCGAAGGGGACCTCCGACGGATCGACCCGCTTCACCTCGCTCGGCGACGCGCTGGCAGCAGCGCCCGCCGGGACCGCCACCGACCCGACCGTCATCTCGCTCGCGGCCGGCCGCTACGCCGAGTACGACACGATCTCGAAGCCGTACACGATCGTCGTCGGCGCCACCGGCCACGCCTCCGACGTGGTCATCACGGGCAACCGCGCCGCGGGCACCCCGACGGGCACCACGACGGCCGGCGTCGCCGACACCTACGGCACCTCCGGCAGCGCCACGCTCGTGATCACGGGCAACAACGTGCAGCTCCGGAGCCTCACGGTCGAGAACGCCTACGTCGAGGGCACCTACCCCAACGGCCAGGCCGTCGCGCTCCGCACCACCGGCGACCGGCTGACCTACGAGAACGTCCGCCTCCTCGGCAACCAGGACACCTGGTACGCCAACAGCCCCTCCACCACGCAGCCCGCCCGCTCGTACTTCCACGGCGGCTACGTCGAGGGCGACGTCGACTTCGTCTTCGGGCGCGGGACCGTCGTCATCGACGACTCGACGCTCAAGGCGCTCGACCACGGCACCTCGCCGAACGGCGCCGTCACCGCGGCCAGCACCGACCTGTCGCAGAGGTTCGGCTTCCTGATCACGGGCAGCCGCATCATCGGCAGCGCCCCCGACGGGTCGCAGAACCTCGGGCGCCCCTGGCAGCCCGGCAAGGCGCAGGCCGACGGCACCTCGGTCGCCGACACGAACGCCGTCGCCCAGGTCGTCGTGCGCGACACCTGGCTCGGACCGGTCGTGAGCTCCACCCAGACCTGGACCAACATGGTCAACAGCGGGATCACGACGACCTGGCAGAGCGCGCGCTTCGCCGAGTACGACAACTCGGGCCCCGGGGCCGGAGTCTCCGCCACGAGGCCCCAGCTGACCGACGCTCAGGCGCCGGGCTACACGCAGGCGACCTACCTGGCCGGGACGGACGGCTGGAACCCCGTCGCCGATCCTGCTGCCGACGCCGCGCCCTCGACCGTCACCGGTCTCGTGGCGACGCCCGCCGAGAAGCAGGTCGGCCTCTCGTGGGACGACTCGGTCGAGGCCGACGTCACCGGCTACCGCGTCTACCGCGCGGCAGGATCCGACACGGTGTCCGCCGACACGGCCCACCTCGTCGCCGAGGTCGCCAAGCCGACCTTCCTCGACAAGGGCCTCGTGAACGGCACCGAGTACCACTACCTCGTCGTCGCGGTGACCCGCACCGGTCTCCCCTCCGACCCGGCGGCCGCCCAGGCGACCCCCGCCGTCACGCCGCTCGTCGCCGACCTCACGGTCGCCGCCGACGGATCCGGCGACTACACGACGCTCCAGCAGGCCCTCACCGCGATCCCGGCCGGGACGTCGACGAAGCCGAAGGTCATCCTCGTGAAGCCCGGCACGTACAAGGGCGTGGCCACGTCGGCCAAGGCCAACGTCATCATCGCCGGTACCACAGGCGACGCCCGCGACGTCGTCCTGACCTTCGACAACGCCAACGGCACCGCCTCCTCCGCGGCCACCTGCCCGACGGTCACCGCCGCGACCTGCGGCACGGCCGGCAGCGCGACCGTCACCCTCACCGGTGCCGGTGTGCAGGTGCGCGACCTGACGATCCGCAACTCGTTCGACAGCGCCTCGCACCCCGAGATCGGCAACTTCAACACGCAGGCCGTGGCTCTCCGCGCGACCGGCGACCGGCAGGTCTTCTCGAACGTCCGCCTGCTCGGCGTCCAGGACACCCTGAACGCCGACGCCAACGGCAACATCTCGGCGGACGGCTCGGGCTACCCGCGCCAGTACTACGTGAACAGCTTCATCGAGGGCAACGTCGACTTCGTCTTCGGGCGGGCCACCGCGGTCTTCGACCGGACGACGTTCCACGCGACCGCTCACAACGGAGGCACGATCTTCGCGCCGAGCACGGCGAGCAAGGCGCACGGCTACCTGGTCGTCGACAGCAGGATCGCCAGCGACAACGACGGCTCCTTCGCCCTCGGTCGTCCGTGGCGATCCTGGAGCGACGGCGTCTACGCCGACATCTCCCGCGGCGAGACGACGATCAAGAACACCTGGATGTCCGCGGGCATCTCGACCTCGCAGCCCTGGGTCGACTTCGCCCCGAACGTCTGGACCGACGGCCGCGTCGCCGAGTACGGCACCACCGGCCCCGGCGCGACGATCACGCCGAACCGCCCGCAGCTGACGGCGGCCGCGGCCGCCCAGGCCACCCCGGCGGCGTACCTCGCCGGGACGGACGGCTGGAGCCCCCTCGTCGACGCCGCCACCGCCGACACCGCACCGACCGCTCCGGTCGGCCTCGCGGCCGGCGCGGGCAGCTCGCAGGCGGTCCTCACCTGGCAGGAGAACACGGAGGCCGACGTGGTCGGCTACCGGGTCTACCGCCAGGGCACCGTGATCGCGACGACGAGCACGGCCGGCTACACGGCCACCGGTCTCACGAACGGTCAGGCGTACGACTTCCAGGTCACGGCGATCGACGCCGCGGGCCACGAGTCGGCTGCCTCTGCCGCCGTCACCGTGACTCCGAGCCTCAGGATCGACGCCACCGTCCAGGCGGGCGGCACCTATCCGACCCTCCAGTCGGCGGTCGACGCCGCGACGGGCAGCTCGCCCTGGGTGATCAAGGTCGCGCCGGGCACCTACACCGGCACCACGACGATCGCCCGGTCGAACGTCACGATCCTCGGCGGCGGCACCTCCTCGTCCGACGTGACCCTCACGAACCCGACCGCCACCGCGACCCTCAGCATCACCGGGTCGAACGTGACCGTGTCGAACCTCGCGGTCGAGAACACCTCCGGCGTCAGCAACGGGCCGGCCGTGTCGATGACGGGCGACAAGATCCTGTTCACCGGCACGTCGCTCACGGCGACCGACCGAACCGTCTGGGCCGATGTGCCCACCGCGGGTGCGACCAGCCGCCAGATGATCGAGTCCTCGACGATCCGGGGCGCGACGAACATCGTGCTCGGCCGGGCGACCCTCGTCATCCACTCCACGACGATCACGCCCACCCGCACCTCGGGCACGGTCTTCATCCCGTCGACGACGGCCACCGGAGGCAACGGGTTCCTCGTGATCGGCTCCTCGATCACCCCGGCGGCCGGTGTCAGCGACGTCCGTCTCGGCGGTCCCTACGCGCAGGGAACGACGACATCGACCAACGCGCCGCAGACGGTCATCCGCGACTCGACCCTCGCTGCGGGCATCAAGTCGGCTCCCTGGCAGGACTTCAACGGGTATGCCTGGGTCAACGCGCGGTTCGCCGAGTACGGCAACACGGGTGCCGGCTCGACCGTCACTGCGTCGAGGCCGCAGCTCTCCCCCGCCGACTCCGTGAGCGTCACGGTCGCGAACTGGCTCGGGGCCGCCACCTGGTACCCGGCCGTCGCCGATCCTGCGACGCCCGCCGACGTCACGGCCCCCGCGCCCGTCTCGGGCCTGACCTCGTCGACCGGCGACCGGAGCGCCACGCTCACGTGGACCGCTCCCGCCGACGCGGACCTCGCCGGCTACTCGGTGTACCGGGCGACCGGCTCCTCGGTCACGCCCTCGCAGGCCACCCTCGTCGGCTCGGTCGGCCTCGTGTCGACCTTCACCGACACCGGCCTCGCGAACGGCACCGCCTACACCTACGCCGTCGTGGCGCAGGATGCGTCGGGCAACCGGGCGACACCGGTCACCGTGGGCGCCGCTCCCGCCGACACCGCTCCCCCGGCCGTCCCGAAGGGCCTGGCCGGCGCGGCCGCCGACACCAAGGCGATCCTGTCGTGGACGGCGGACACCGACTCCGACCTCGCCGGCTACGCGGTGTACCGCGACGGCGTCAGGATCTCGTCCGGTCTCCTGACCGCGACGACGCTCACCGACACCGGCCTCGCGAACGGCACCGACTACTCGTACCGGGTGACGGCCGTCGACACGGCGGGCAACGAGTCGGCGCAGTCGGCTCCGGTCGTGGTGACGCCGGCACCCGGCGACAACGTCGCCCCCGCCGTGCCGTCGAAGGTCACGACGACGCTCGGCCGCGGCTCCGTCACGGTCGGCTGGGCCGCCGACACCGACTCGGACCTCGCGGGCTACGACGTCTACCGCACGACGTCGAGCCTCGGGGCCTCCAGCCTCGTCGGCTCGGTCGGCGCCGGTGCGACCTCGTACACCGACCCGTCGGTGCTGATCGGCACGACGTACTCGTACTCGGTCGTCGCGAAGGACGGCTCCGGCAACGCCTCGGCAGCCTCGGCGACCGCGCAGGCCACGCCGATCAAGGTCGACTACGTCGTCGCGGCCGACGGATCGGGCGACGCCACGACCCTCCAGGCCGTCCTCGGTCAGGTCGACGCGAACGGCGCGCTCGTCGCAGCGAGCCCCGGACTCCTGGCGAACAACGCCGACTACGCGAGCCAGGGCTACCGCACGATCCTCGTCGAGCCGGGCACCTACACCGGCCCGGTAGTCAGCGGAAACCGCTACGGGGTCAACATCGTCGGCGCGACCGGCAACCCCTCCGACGTGGTCATCACCGCGCCGGGCGGCACGGTCGCCGCGATGACCGTGTCGGGCAACCAGTGGACCTTCCGGGCCCTGACCCTGAAGAGCGTCGCCGCGACCGCGGGCGCGCAGGCCACGGCGATCCAGATCAAGTCGGGCGACAGGCAGATACTCGACAACGTCCGGCTCCTCGGCGACAAGCAGACGATCCTCGCCTCCACGGCGAACTCGACGACGTTCAGCCGGATCTACATCACCGGCTCGTACATCGAGGGCGGCGCCGACCTCCTGCTCGGCCGCGCTGTCACCGTCGTCGATCGGAGCACGATCCACGTGCTCGATCGACCCGGAGCCTCGCTGACCGACTCGTCGGTCGCGAGCGCCTCGCCGTTCGGATTCCTCGTCACCGACAGCAGGATCGTCACGGACGGAGCCGCGAACACCATCTCGCTCGGTCGCCCGTACTCGACCCAGGGCCAGGCGCAGGTCGTCGTCCGCAACACCGACCTCGGCGCCGGAATCATCCAGAACAAGACCTGGAACGACTGGGACGCCGTGACGACCTGGACCGCAGGGCGCTTCTCGGAGTACCAGAACACCGGCCCGGGTGCCGCGATCGTCATGCCGTCGCTCCGCCCCCAGCTGTCGGACGCTCAGGCGCGGGGCTTCACGGCTCAGACGTACCTCGCGGGCACCGACTCCTGGAACCCGACCGGCCGATGA
- a CDS encoding aldo/keto reductase, whose amino-acid sequence METRKLRDLEVGALGLGTMGMSAFYTGAGTDDDESIRTIQRALDLGVTLLDTAEAYGPYTNEELVARAVKGRRDEVVIATKFGLIRHEEGEETPSTERHITSAPGSVRTALEGSLRRLDTDHIDLYYQHRVDPEVPIEDVIGQLAEFVTEGKIRHIGLSEAGADTIRRANAVHPITALQSEYSLWTRDPEGDVLTTLRELGIGLVPYSPLGRGFLTGAITKPSDLDSDDFRLANPRFQQEAFETNMRLVDEVREIAREVEATPAQVALAWLLAQGDDVVPIPGTKAVTRLEENLGSSSLALSPEQLARLSSLPAPSGDRYPDMSPIGR is encoded by the coding sequence ATGGAGACACGGAAGCTGCGCGACCTCGAGGTCGGAGCCCTCGGGCTCGGCACGATGGGCATGAGCGCGTTCTACACCGGCGCCGGAACCGACGACGACGAGTCGATCCGCACGATCCAGCGCGCCCTCGACCTGGGCGTCACCCTCCTCGACACCGCCGAGGCGTACGGTCCGTACACGAACGAGGAGCTCGTCGCCCGCGCCGTCAAGGGACGCCGCGACGAGGTCGTCATCGCCACCAAGTTCGGACTCATCCGCCACGAGGAGGGCGAGGAGACGCCCAGCACCGAGCGCCACATCACGTCGGCTCCAGGATCGGTCCGCACGGCTCTCGAGGGATCTCTCCGACGCCTCGACACCGATCACATCGACCTCTACTACCAGCACCGCGTCGACCCCGAGGTGCCCATCGAGGACGTCATCGGACAGCTGGCCGAGTTCGTCACCGAGGGCAAGATCCGCCACATCGGTCTCTCGGAGGCCGGCGCCGACACGATCCGGCGCGCGAACGCGGTGCACCCGATCACGGCCCTGCAGAGCGAGTACTCCCTCTGGACACGCGACCCCGAGGGCGACGTGCTCACCACCCTCCGCGAGCTCGGGATCGGCCTCGTGCCCTACTCGCCGCTCGGCCGCGGGTTCCTGACCGGTGCGATCACGAAGCCGTCCGACCTCGACTCCGACGACTTCCGGCTGGCGAACCCGCGCTTCCAGCAGGAGGCGTTCGAGACGAACATGCGGCTCGTGGACGAGGTCCGCGAGATCGCCCGCGAGGTCGAGGCGACGCCCGCGCAGGTCGCGCTCGCCTGGCTGCTGGCGCAGGGCGACGACGTGGTCCCGATCCCCGGCACGAAGGCCGTCACCCGCCTCGAGGAGAACCTCGGTTCGAGCAGCCTGGCGCTCAGCCCCGAGCAGCTCGCGCGCCTGTCGTCGCTGCCGGCCCCGTCGGGCGACCGGTACCCGGACATGTCGCCGATCGGGCGCTAG
- a CDS encoding MFS transporter translates to MTGSTAGPATGSVRQQAPAGSRQPLPLVVFVLALGTFLMVTSEFVVAGVLPEIAGDLSVSLAHAGLLITVFAIGMIVGAPTMTLVTLRLSKRSTLLLALAVFIVGHVIVALASDFTILLAARFLTALATGAFWAVASVLAVRLAGTGSGSRALGVVGAGGALAGVAGVPLGAFVGQTLGWRGTFWSIAVLAVVAAAMIARFVPHDAGATEGATIRGELRGLRAPRLWIALVACATTNAAMLSAYAFISPILTDHAGIAIGFVPLVLTCFGVGSLSGTLLASRLGDARPHAVTVVTPAVTCVLLGLLAVITGAPAATIAVVVLLGLFGFSANSVLTLLAVRAAGQAATLGSSLTVSAFNVGTAVGTGVAGLALESSLGVVGPILVGTGFAALTLVPVVALAVLRVSAGRGGAH, encoded by the coding sequence GTGACGGGCTCCACCGCCGGCCCGGCAACGGGCTCCGTCCGGCAGCAGGCCCCGGCAGGATCACGCCAGCCGCTCCCGCTCGTCGTCTTCGTCCTCGCCCTCGGGACCTTCCTCATGGTCACGAGCGAGTTCGTCGTGGCGGGCGTCCTCCCCGAGATCGCCGGCGACCTGAGCGTCTCGCTCGCGCACGCCGGACTCCTGATCACCGTCTTCGCCATCGGCATGATCGTCGGGGCCCCGACGATGACCCTGGTGACCCTGCGGCTGTCGAAGCGGTCGACCCTGCTGCTGGCGCTCGCCGTCTTCATCGTCGGGCACGTGATCGTCGCCCTCGCCTCGGACTTCACGATCCTCTTGGCCGCGCGCTTCCTCACCGCTCTCGCGACGGGCGCGTTCTGGGCGGTCGCCTCCGTGCTCGCGGTGCGCCTGGCAGGAACCGGCTCAGGATCGAGAGCACTCGGCGTCGTCGGCGCGGGCGGCGCTCTCGCGGGCGTCGCGGGCGTCCCCCTCGGGGCGTTCGTCGGGCAGACGCTCGGCTGGCGCGGCACCTTCTGGTCGATCGCGGTCCTCGCCGTGGTGGCAGCAGCGATGATCGCTCGGTTCGTGCCGCACGACGCCGGGGCCACCGAGGGCGCGACGATCCGCGGGGAGCTCCGAGGACTCCGGGCACCGCGCCTCTGGATCGCCCTCGTCGCCTGCGCGACCACCAACGCCGCGATGCTCTCCGCTTACGCCTTCATCTCGCCGATCCTCACCGATCACGCGGGGATCGCGATCGGCTTCGTGCCGCTGGTGCTCACCTGCTTCGGGGTGGGGAGTCTCTCCGGCACCCTCCTCGCCAGCCGTCTCGGCGACGCGAGGCCGCACGCGGTGACGGTGGTCACCCCTGCCGTCACCTGCGTCCTGCTCGGGCTGCTCGCCGTGATCACGGGCGCGCCGGCGGCGACGATCGCCGTCGTGGTGCTGCTCGGGCTGTTCGGCTTCAGCGCGAACAGCGTGCTGACGCTGCTCGCCGTCCGGGCCGCCGGGCAGGCCGCGACGCTCGGGTCGTCGCTCACGGTGTCGGCGTTCAACGTGGGGACGGCGGTCGGGACGGGCGTCGCCGGGCTGGCGCTCGAGTCATCCCTCGGAGTGGTGGGCCCGATCCTGGTCGGAACCGGGTTCGCCGCGTTGACACTGGTGCCGGTGGTGGCACTGGCCGTGCTGCGAGTCAGCGCCGGTCGAGGCGGTGCTCACTGA
- a CDS encoding PadR family transcriptional regulator encodes METTDLREPAFWILAALAEGRQHGYALIRETSALSGGAVSLAVTTLYASLDRLVDEGLVSTDGDEVVDGRLRRYFVATPEGRARLQAEAERLEQKVAVVRRQLSGRTSRPVRPAATGGIA; translated from the coding sequence ATGGAGACAACCGACCTGCGGGAGCCCGCCTTCTGGATCCTCGCCGCCCTGGCCGAAGGGCGGCAGCACGGCTACGCGCTGATCCGCGAGACGTCGGCCCTGAGCGGAGGGGCCGTCTCGCTGGCGGTCACCACCCTCTACGCGTCCCTCGACCGACTCGTCGACGAGGGGCTCGTCAGCACCGACGGCGACGAGGTCGTCGACGGGCGGCTGCGACGCTACTTCGTCGCGACCCCGGAGGGCAGGGCGCGCCTCCAGGCCGAGGCGGAGCGTCTCGAGCAGAAAGTGGCCGTCGTGCGCCGACAGCTCTCCGGCCGCACGTCGCGCCCGGTACGGCCTGCCGCGACGGGAGGGATCGCGTGA